The following proteins are co-located in the Mus caroli chromosome 7, CAROLI_EIJ_v1.1, whole genome shotgun sequence genome:
- the LOC110297370 gene encoding vomeronasal type-1 receptor 4-like: protein MASRDLTIGIFFLSQTMLGMLGNSALLCCFIITDFSGIKTRPIDLIVKHLTWANIMVVICKGIPQTMTTFGHTYFLDDITCKLVFYLHRVARGFSLDSTCLLSVFQAITISSSISKSAQLKARIPKIIGPSLVLCWLLCLLVNIFIIMTVTDMRDKGNLTEFRHLLYCLAVNNSKQTYRVYVIILASSDVICLGLMMLASGSMLVILVKHRQKVQYIHRSLATKTFHETKATQIVLILVISFVVLYGTSFILMMYFSYQDGKDTWLVSVNVAMSACFPALCPFLLTRYHTRVFKLCST from the coding sequence ATGGCTTCCAGAGACCTGACCATTGGGATCTTTTTCCTGTCTCAGACTATGCTGGGAATGCTGGGGAACTCAGCCTTGCTATGTTGTTTTATCATTACTGACTTCTCTGGGATCAAGACAAGGCCTATAGACCTAATTGTGAAACACCTGACTTGGGCCAACATCATGGTTGTTATCTGCAAAGGAATCCCTCAGACAATGACTACTTTTGGTCATACATATTTTCTAGACGATATTACATGTAAACTTGTCTTTTATTTGCATAGAGTTGCAAGGGGATTTTCCCTTGATTCAACATGCCTGTTGAGTGTCTTTCAGGCTATCACTATTAGCTCCAGCATTTCCAAATCTGCACAGCTCAAGGCTAGAATCCCCAAAATCATTGGTCCTTCTCTGGTCTTGTGTTGGTTGCTGTGTCTGCTTGTAAACATCTTCATAATCATGACAGTGACTGATATGAGAGATAAAGGAAATCTTACTGAATTTAGACATTTGTTGTACTGCTTAGCAGTAAATAATTCTAAACAAACTTACAGAGTGTATGTTATCATATTGGCCTCCAGTGATGTCATATGTTTGGGACTCATGATGTTGGCCAGTGGCTCCATGTTGGTGATCTTAGTCAAGCATAGGCAGAAGGTCCAGTATATTCACAGATCCTTGGCTACTAAGACATTTCATGAGACCAAAGCCACACAAATTGTTCTTATCCTAGTGATCAGTTTTGTAGTTCTTTATGGAACTTCTTTCATCTTAATGATGTATTTTTCTTACCAAGATGGAAAAGATACATGGCTGGTCAGTGTCAATGTAGCCATGAGTGCATGCTTTCCAGCACTCTGCCCCTTTCTACTCACCAGATACCATACTAGGGTTTTTAAGCTCTGCAGTACTTAG